One part of the Vitis riparia cultivar Riparia Gloire de Montpellier isolate 1030 chromosome 15, EGFV_Vit.rip_1.0, whole genome shotgun sequence genome encodes these proteins:
- the LOC117932517 gene encoding uncharacterized protein LOC117932517, producing MLSTSFCSHIVHYEPPREFLVPKFSTYDGSSDPFDHIMHYRQLMTLDIGNDALLCKVFPASLQWQTLSWFHRLPPNFVDNFKDLSEAFVGQYLCSARQKQNITTLQNIKLQDNESLREFVKQFGQVVLQVEAYSMDVVLHIFKRSICLGTQFFESLAKKPPTTMDDLFRRASKYSMLEDDVRAATQQILVAGQASRSGAERSAKLPDRPRPSGRRQEEPSRPSHPFPYPMRIFSL from the coding sequence atgctctccacgtCTTTTTGCTCTCATATTGTTCATTACGAGCCCCCAAGGGAATTCCTTGTGCCCAAATTCTCCACGTACGACGGGTCCAGCGACCCcttcgaccatatcatgcattatcgacAACTCATGACTCTCGATATAGGAAACGACGCACTACTATGCAAAGTATTCCCCGCCAGCCTACAATGGCAGACCCTCTCATGGTTTCACCGCCTACCTCCCAACTTTGTTGATAATTTCAAGGACCTGTCGGAAGCATTCGTGGGACAATACTTATGCTCCGCTAGGCAAAAACAGAACATCACCACTCTGCAAAACATAAAACTGCAGGACAACGAGTCTTTGAGGGAATTTGTGAAGCAGTTTGGTCAAGTCGTGTTACAAGTAGAGGCTTACAGCATGGATGTTGTCCTGCATATCTTCAAGCGAAGCATCTGTCTAGGAACCCAATTTTTCGAATCATTGGCTAAGAAGCCTCCTACGACGATGGACGACTTGTTCCGGCGCGCGAGCAAATACTCAATGCTCGAAGATGACGTGCGAGCAGCCACTCAACAAATCTTGGTTGCCGGACAGGCATCCAGAAGTGGTGCGGAAAGAAGTGCCAAACTTCCGGATCGACCAAGGCCGTCCGGACGAAGGCAGGAAGAGCCAAGCCGCCCCTCACACCCCTTTCCATATCCTATGAGAATCTTCTCCCTATGA